The following coding sequences are from one Thermoplasmata archaeon window:
- a CDS encoding phosphopantothenate/pantothenate synthetase, with product MPLSPRHPRYRSLRVRARLAQAVRAGLVVPEGLIAHGRGEAFDYLLGERTTPSARRAIRAAAGWLRAARRPILSVNGNVAALAAEEVARLARALPGLGVEVNLFHRTPARARAIARRLRGAGVRKVLGVRPTARIPGLPSDRALVDATGIFVADVCLIPLEDGDRTEALRAIGKRVISIDLNPLSRTSRAADLPIVDELVRALRHLADDLVRPPPGRTRARFPAFDRRAALEAALRTIERGLRSRAAARRPPARRRR from the coding sequence ATGCCGCTGTCCCCCCGCCACCCCCGCTACCGCAGCCTGCGCGTGCGCGCCCGCCTCGCGCAGGCCGTGCGCGCCGGCCTCGTCGTCCCCGAGGGCCTGATCGCCCACGGGCGGGGCGAGGCGTTCGACTACCTGCTCGGCGAGCGCACGACGCCGAGCGCGCGCAGGGCGATCCGAGCCGCGGCGGGGTGGCTCCGGGCGGCCCGGCGGCCGATCCTGAGCGTGAACGGCAACGTCGCGGCGCTCGCGGCGGAGGAGGTCGCCCGACTCGCGCGCGCGCTTCCGGGTCTCGGCGTGGAAGTGAACCTGTTTCACCGGACCCCCGCCCGGGCGCGGGCGATCGCGCGCCGGCTGCGGGGCGCCGGCGTCCGAAAGGTCCTGGGCGTGCGTCCGACCGCCCGCATCCCCGGCCTGCCGTCGGACCGCGCCCTCGTCGACGCCACGGGCATCTTCGTCGCCGATGTCTGCCTGATACCGCTGGAGGACGGCGATCGCACGGAGGCGCTACGCGCGATCGGCAAGCGGGTCATCTCCATCGACCTGAACCCGCTCTCACGGACGAGCCGCGCGGCCGACCTTCCGATCGTCGACGAGCTCGTGCGGGCCCTCCGCCACCTGGCCGACGACCTGGTCCGGCCTCCGCCCGGGCGGACCCGCGCGCGGTTCCCGGCGTTCGATCGGCGCGCCGCCCTCGAGGCCGCCCTGCGAACGATCGAGCGGGGCCTCAGGAGTCGGGCGGCGGCTCGGCGGCCGCCCGCCCGACGGCGGCGCTGA
- a CDS encoding PD-(D/E)XK nuclease family protein — MAAVGPLSYSSYRTYLECPLRWKFLYVDRLPETPRGYFTFGRVVHSVLEELLRPLVAPAARRAGATESQRTLDEWEARPRDAGGPAMTRRAMLALYDRLWSSDGYVSPEEEGRYHALGQDLLGRYYDRLVEEAPRPVAVEEHLEARWDGIPIHGYIDRIDRAPSGGLEVLDYKTSRDLSPEDARDSEQLSLYQVLVERNYTEPVAGLTLYHLRSLTPLRVPPRDGPSLTGLYDRLGTVSDGIRAQAYEPTPGRHCSRCDFRSLCPEFRTVPAADQARLRELVDRLDRLRGDQDRLDFELRDAAEALHRAAEELGVHRLSGSHAVAVRRREETWQYSLEGIRPALEASGLASRLPTGRPEEVRRLVRDASIEPELRRRVAETGSRQVRWYWDLEGASGEAGR; from the coding sequence GTGGCTGCCGTCGGGCCGTTGAGCTACTCGTCGTACCGCACCTACCTCGAGTGCCCGCTGCGCTGGAAGTTCCTCTACGTCGACCGACTGCCCGAGACCCCGCGCGGCTACTTCACGTTCGGACGGGTGGTCCACTCGGTCCTCGAGGAGCTCCTGCGACCGCTGGTGGCGCCGGCGGCGCGCCGGGCCGGCGCTACGGAGTCGCAGCGCACGCTCGACGAGTGGGAGGCCCGGCCGCGGGACGCGGGCGGACCGGCGATGACACGACGCGCGATGCTCGCGCTCTACGATCGTCTCTGGTCCAGCGACGGGTACGTCTCGCCGGAGGAGGAGGGTCGCTACCATGCGCTGGGCCAGGACCTCCTCGGCCGGTACTACGACCGCCTGGTCGAGGAAGCGCCGCGTCCGGTCGCCGTCGAGGAGCATCTCGAGGCCCGGTGGGACGGGATCCCGATCCATGGTTACATCGACCGGATCGACCGCGCACCGTCCGGAGGGCTGGAGGTGCTCGACTACAAGACGTCGCGCGATCTCTCGCCCGAGGATGCGCGCGACTCGGAGCAGCTCTCGCTCTACCAGGTCCTGGTCGAGCGCAACTACACCGAGCCGGTCGCCGGCCTCACGCTCTACCACCTGCGCTCGCTGACCCCGCTGCGGGTGCCGCCACGGGACGGGCCGTCCTTGACGGGCCTCTACGACCGCCTCGGCACCGTAAGCGACGGCATCCGGGCCCAGGCCTACGAGCCGACGCCGGGTCGCCACTGCAGCCGCTGCGACTTCCGGTCCCTGTGCCCGGAGTTTCGGACCGTGCCCGCCGCGGACCAGGCCCGCCTGCGCGAGCTGGTCGACCGGCTCGACCGGCTCCGGGGCGATCAGGACCGGCTCGACTTCGAGCTGCGCGACGCGGCCGAGGCGCTCCACCGCGCCGCGGAGGAGCTCGGCGTCCACCGGCTCAGCGGATCGCACGCCGTCGCGGTCCGACGGCGGGAGGAAACCTGGCAGTACTCGCTCGAGGGGATCCGCCCGGCGCTCGAAGCCTCCGGGCTCGCCTCCCGCCTGCCGACCGGGCGGCCGGAGGAGGTCCGTCGGCTCGTCCGCGATGCGTCGATCGAGCCGGAGCTGCGGAGGCGCGTCGCCGAGACGGGCTCGCGCCAGGTCCGCTGGTACTGGGACCTGGAAGGCGCGTCGGGCGAGGCCGGTCGCTAG
- a CDS encoding ABC transporter permease, whose translation MSERNRLRSLGTLVRINGLIPIRTQPLYLVSLIASPLSFLFFIYIVSRGADLAYGLMGGMVLTMLSVGTGLQSDLTHYRHDLKFQDVVVASPVEAPVYVAGLAISELVYSLPGLAVFVAMFVLFGYATVESVAILTGVLLLVWAFATAFAFTLSTYFQDVRETWMFSPIFSLVLTVLPPVYYPISYLPGWAQVAARFSPTTYAAELVQGAVGLQPLPFGTAALDWTVLIGFTAALFLIAALKARWKDP comes from the coding sequence ATGAGCGAGCGCAATCGGCTGCGATCTCTCGGGACGCTCGTCCGGATCAACGGGCTGATCCCGATCCGCACGCAGCCGCTCTACCTCGTCAGCCTGATCGCGAGCCCGCTGTCGTTCCTGTTCTTCATCTACATCGTCTCGCGCGGCGCCGACCTCGCCTACGGCCTGATGGGCGGCATGGTGCTGACGATGCTGTCGGTCGGCACGGGCCTGCAGTCCGACCTCACCCACTACCGGCACGACCTCAAGTTCCAGGACGTCGTCGTCGCGTCGCCGGTCGAAGCCCCGGTCTACGTCGCCGGGCTCGCGATCAGCGAGCTCGTCTACTCGCTGCCGGGCCTCGCGGTCTTCGTCGCGATGTTCGTGCTCTTCGGCTACGCGACCGTCGAGAGCGTTGCGATCCTCACCGGCGTGCTGCTGCTCGTCTGGGCGTTCGCGACCGCGTTCGCGTTCACGCTCTCCACCTACTTCCAGGACGTCCGCGAGACCTGGATGTTCAGCCCGATCTTCTCGCTCGTCCTCACCGTGCTGCCGCCGGTGTACTACCCGATCTCCTACCTCCCCGGCTGGGCCCAGGTCGCGGCGCGATTCTCCCCCACGACCTATGCCGCCGAGCTCGTCCAGGGAGCGGTCGGGCTCCAGCCGCTCCCGTTCGGTACCGCCGCGCTCGACTGGACGGTCCTGATCGGATTCACGGCAGCGCTGTTCCTCATCGCGGCGCTCAAAGCGCGCTGGAAGGACCCGTGA
- a CDS encoding ABC transporter ATP-binding protein — MALAVRTDRLSKVYPQAAAGPPALEGLTLEVPTGRVFGVIGRNGAGKTTFLRIAATQLELTSGRAEVLGHDVTTDERAIRARIACVPQESRPLYFLNVEEVIYLYLKLRGLDRVEARRRTREALDELSLSEYRRRSVARLSGGLRRRTLCAMVLASDADLLFLDEPTTGLDPIARREVWAAIRHATRENRTILLTTHYLDEAEELSSRLALFERGRLVLAGSPEDLRARVRFPFRVTIQGATSREELERYGRVSAIEGGALVFAREPEARELARVALERGQRVSMGPVSLEDIFLEVVGRSIQEEGPPPEAEA; from the coding sequence ATGGCGCTCGCCGTGCGCACCGACCGACTGTCCAAGGTCTACCCGCAGGCAGCCGCCGGGCCGCCGGCGCTCGAGGGGCTCACACTCGAGGTCCCGACCGGGAGGGTCTTCGGGGTCATCGGCCGGAACGGGGCGGGCAAGACCACCTTCCTGCGGATCGCGGCGACCCAACTCGAGCTGACGAGCGGACGCGCCGAGGTCCTCGGCCACGACGTCACGACCGACGAGCGCGCGATCCGCGCGCGGATCGCCTGCGTGCCGCAGGAGTCGCGTCCGCTCTACTTCCTCAACGTGGAGGAGGTCATCTACCTCTACCTGAAGCTGCGCGGCCTCGACCGTGTCGAGGCCCGCCGGCGCACGCGGGAGGCGCTCGACGAGCTGTCGCTCTCGGAGTATCGGCGACGGTCGGTCGCCCGCCTCTCGGGCGGCCTGCGGCGGCGCACGCTCTGCGCGATGGTGCTCGCCTCCGACGCCGACCTCCTGTTCCTGGACGAGCCGACGACCGGGCTCGATCCGATCGCCCGGCGCGAGGTGTGGGCGGCGATCCGGCACGCGACCCGGGAGAACCGCACGATCCTGCTCACGACGCACTACCTGGACGAGGCGGAAGAGCTCTCGTCGCGGCTCGCGCTCTTCGAACGGGGCCGGCTCGTCCTCGCCGGGAGCCCGGAGGACCTGCGCGCGCGCGTGCGCTTTCCGTTCCGCGTCACGATCCAGGGCGCCACGTCGCGCGAGGAGCTCGAGCGCTACGGCCGCGTCTCCGCGATCGAGGGCGGCGCGCTCGTCTTCGCCCGGGAGCCCGAGGCGCGCGAGCTCGCCAGAGTCGCGCTCGAGCGGGGCCAGCGCGTCTCGATGGGACCGGTCAGCCTCGAGGACATCTTCCTCGAGGTGGTCGGCCGTTCGATCCAGGAGGAGGGCCCTCCGCCGGAGGCCGAGGCATGA
- a CDS encoding GAF domain-containing protein: MSVPTRAVTPALLQVDAILGRLAGRAALREVCRFLAEEFPHYRWVGIYRLDADVLVLDAWDGPAPTEHVRIPLARGICGQAAREDRTVIVDDVRSAPDYLACFVETRSEIVVPIRDGSRVVGEIDIDGAVVGAYDGSDRAFLERVAAKLSAAVGRAAAEPPPDS, encoded by the coding sequence GTGAGCGTACCGACGCGCGCCGTCACGCCGGCGCTCCTCCAGGTCGACGCGATCCTCGGACGTCTCGCGGGGCGGGCCGCGTTGCGCGAGGTCTGCCGGTTCCTCGCCGAGGAGTTCCCCCACTACCGATGGGTCGGGATCTATCGGTTGGACGCGGACGTCCTTGTGCTGGACGCCTGGGACGGGCCGGCGCCGACCGAGCATGTGCGCATCCCGCTCGCGCGCGGCATCTGCGGCCAGGCCGCGCGGGAGGACCGGACGGTGATCGTCGACGACGTGCGGAGCGCGCCGGACTACCTGGCCTGCTTCGTGGAGACCCGCAGCGAGATCGTGGTCCCGATCCGCGACGGTAGCCGCGTGGTCGGCGAGATCGACATCGACGGCGCGGTGGTGGGCGCCTACGACGGTTCGGATCGCGCGTTCCTCGAGCGCGTCGCCGCTAAGCTCAGCGCCGCCGTCGGGCGGGCGGCCGCCGAGCCGCCGCCCGACTCCTGA
- a CDS encoding formate--phosphoribosylaminoimidazolecarboxamide ligase, whose amino-acid sequence MGPSLASPERLACLEGRTPTVATLCSHSSLQIFHGARAEGLPTLGICVGEPPRFYDAFPLARPDRFLSVPRVKDLPSVVERLRAEAAILVPHGSFVEYLGPEAFAALDVPVFGNRAVLGWESDRRKERDWLESAGVAMPKLYEDPAEIQGPVIVKYYGAKGGKGFFLAKNRDALADFHPTGPHVVQEYVLGTRYYMHFFYSPIVHHGYRLSRGSLELLGMDRRDEANIDELYKLGAQEELLKAGLRPTFVVTGNVPVILRESLLPRAFDVAARIIERSIELFGGMVGPFCIEGIMTEDLEYKVFEISTRIVAGTNLFISGSPYSDLIEPGLSTGRRIAREIRNARADGRLAEVLS is encoded by the coding sequence ATGGGGCCATCGCTCGCTTCGCCCGAGCGCCTCGCCTGCCTCGAGGGCCGGACGCCGACGGTCGCGACGCTCTGCTCGCACTCGTCGCTGCAGATCTTTCACGGGGCGCGCGCGGAGGGGCTGCCGACGCTCGGGATCTGCGTCGGGGAGCCCCCGCGCTTCTACGATGCGTTCCCCCTCGCGCGACCCGACCGGTTCCTGTCGGTACCGCGGGTCAAGGACCTTCCGAGCGTGGTCGAGCGACTGCGGGCCGAGGCGGCGATCCTGGTCCCGCACGGATCGTTCGTGGAGTATCTGGGGCCCGAGGCGTTCGCCGCCCTCGACGTGCCGGTGTTCGGGAACCGCGCCGTCCTTGGCTGGGAGTCGGACCGCCGCAAGGAGCGCGACTGGCTGGAGTCGGCCGGCGTCGCGATGCCGAAGCTGTACGAGGACCCGGCCGAGATCCAGGGGCCGGTGATCGTGAAGTACTACGGAGCGAAGGGCGGGAAGGGCTTCTTCCTCGCCAAGAACCGCGACGCCCTCGCCGACTTCCATCCGACCGGCCCGCACGTCGTCCAGGAGTACGTGCTCGGCACGCGCTACTACATGCATTTCTTCTACTCGCCGATCGTCCACCACGGCTACCGGCTCTCCCGCGGCTCGCTCGAGCTGCTCGGCATGGACCGTCGGGACGAAGCGAACATCGACGAGCTCTACAAGCTGGGCGCACAGGAGGAGCTATTGAAGGCCGGCCTCCGTCCGACGTTCGTGGTCACGGGCAACGTCCCCGTGATCCTGCGCGAGTCGCTCCTCCCGAGGGCGTTCGACGTCGCGGCCCGCATCATCGAGCGCTCGATCGAGCTGTTCGGGGGGATGGTCGGTCCGTTCTGCATTGAGGGGATCATGACGGAGGACCTCGAGTACAAGGTCTTCGAGATCTCGACGCGGATCGTCGCGGGCACGAACCTGTTCATCTCGGGCAGCCCGTACTCCGACCTGATCGAGCCGGGCCTCTCGACGGGGCGGCGGATCGCGCGCGAGATCCGGAACGCCCGGGCCGACGGTCGGCTGGCCGAGGTCCTGAGCTAG